A window of Christiangramia forsetii KT0803 contains these coding sequences:
- a CDS encoding SusD/RagB family nutrient-binding outer membrane lipoprotein — MKYYKLTAVFFTVLFSMSLLVSCEYDDVNQDPTRPGGESVPLVAIVPAMQTQTHRNIGAVLGRYGGIIMQQWQGFDAQQLQYTSYVIGENDTNNPWDFGLYTGSMRDAADIIERATATEAPNTRGLAKIYMAINLGVATNVWGDVPYSEAFMGEENLTPKYDDQEELYGVLQTLLSEAITDLEAEDPAGIQGDLIGGSNDQWIATAHALKARFYIQQTSVKSDAAQQALTEAQMAMESNGGQLDFMWENTQNGGHPLALFGFQRPNTMIIGDFFADLMMEDPRMDLYMTPDEGDLFLYFDASNPNLFWAKLDSPSPVISYSELKFIEAEALERTGGDGSEALEEAIRANLAYLGVSAGDTEDYIGSVGDASIETIIIEKYKAMYGQAPIQVWNDYRRTGFPDITPDPNGENGNDPSGIIPRRLLYPISERQSNPDAYQAAIDAQGGHLLDDDIWVFPRN; from the coding sequence ATGAAATATTATAAATTAACAGCAGTATTTTTCACGGTCTTATTCAGTATGTCACTACTGGTTTCCTGTGAATATGACGACGTAAACCAGGATCCTACAAGACCTGGTGGAGAAAGCGTTCCACTGGTAGCTATTGTTCCAGCTATGCAAACACAAACTCACAGAAATATTGGCGCCGTCTTAGGCCGATATGGTGGGATTATAATGCAGCAATGGCAGGGATTTGACGCGCAGCAGTTACAATATACATCTTATGTAATCGGAGAGAATGACACCAACAACCCATGGGATTTTGGACTATACACAGGTTCTATGAGAGATGCTGCCGATATTATTGAAAGAGCAACCGCTACGGAGGCTCCCAATACCAGAGGTTTAGCAAAAATCTATATGGCTATTAATTTAGGTGTCGCTACGAATGTATGGGGTGATGTTCCTTATTCCGAAGCATTTATGGGAGAGGAAAATTTAACTCCTAAGTATGACGATCAGGAGGAACTTTACGGAGTTTTACAAACTTTACTTTCTGAAGCTATCACCGATCTGGAAGCTGAAGATCCGGCAGGAATTCAGGGTGACCTGATTGGTGGAAGTAATGATCAATGGATCGCTACAGCCCATGCACTAAAAGCTCGTTTTTATATTCAGCAAACCAGTGTTAAAAGTGATGCTGCCCAACAGGCACTAACAGAAGCTCAAATGGCTATGGAAAGTAATGGTGGACAGCTTGACTTCATGTGGGAAAATACCCAAAATGGTGGGCACCCACTTGCCTTATTTGGGTTTCAAAGACCAAACACCATGATCATCGGTGATTTCTTTGCAGATCTAATGATGGAAGACCCTCGTATGGATTTATATATGACTCCAGATGAAGGTGATCTATTTTTATATTTCGATGCTTCTAATCCAAATCTATTTTGGGCAAAATTAGATAGCCCTTCTCCAGTAATTAGCTACTCTGAGTTGAAATTTATCGAAGCAGAAGCTCTCGAAAGAACGGGTGGAGACGGTAGTGAAGCTTTAGAAGAAGCAATTCGAGCAAATTTAGCATATTTAGGTGTTTCTGCTGGAGATACAGAAGACTATATAGGCAGCGTAGGAGATGCAAGTATCGAAACCATTATTATTGAAAAATACAAAGCAATGTATGGTCAGGCTCCAATCCAGGTTTGGAATGATTATAGAAGAACGGGCTTTCCTGATATTACTCCAGATCCAAACGGTGAAAATGGAAATGATCCCTCTGGAATAATACCAAGAAGACTATTATATCCAATCTCTGAAAGACAATCTAATCCAGATGCCTATCAAGCAGCTATAGATGCCCAGGGTGGTCACTTGTTGGATGATGATATTTGGGTATTTCCAAGAAATTAA
- the rlmB gene encoding 23S rRNA (guanosine(2251)-2'-O)-methyltransferase RlmB, whose amino-acid sequence MEETTRIFGIRTVIEAIDSKKDIEKVFIQKDLSGPLFKELNRNLKEGNYNISYVPVEKLNKLSKNGNHQGVVANISPIGFVSLEKLVEDSQKSSTTPLFVLLDGITDVRNFGAIIRTAECCGVTGIIIQEKGSAPINADTVKTSAGAVFNIPICKVNHIKDAVFHLQTYDIKLIAATEKTDDVIFDIDLKQPIAIIMGDEAKGISNSILKSVDYKAKLPMLGSIASLNVSVACGAFLYEAVRQRI is encoded by the coding sequence ATGGAAGAAACAACTAGGATTTTTGGAATTAGAACTGTTATTGAAGCTATAGATAGCAAGAAAGACATCGAAAAGGTGTTTATTCAAAAAGACCTTTCCGGACCTTTATTTAAGGAATTGAACCGAAACCTTAAAGAAGGTAATTACAATATTTCTTATGTCCCTGTTGAAAAGCTAAACAAACTTAGCAAAAATGGAAATCATCAGGGTGTTGTAGCGAATATTTCTCCTATCGGTTTCGTGAGCCTCGAAAAGTTAGTCGAAGATTCGCAAAAATCTTCCACTACCCCATTATTTGTTTTGTTAGACGGAATAACCGACGTTAGAAATTTTGGTGCAATTATTAGAACTGCAGAATGCTGTGGTGTTACCGGGATTATTATTCAGGAAAAAGGATCTGCTCCTATTAATGCCGATACGGTAAAAACTTCAGCTGGAGCAGTATTTAATATTCCTATTTGTAAAGTAAACCATATCAAAGATGCTGTTTTTCATCTTCAGACTTATGATATTAAACTCATTGCGGCTACTGAAAAAACCGATGATGTTATTTTCGATATAGACCTAAAACAACCAATTGCTATTATCATGGGTGATGAAGCTAAAGGTATTTCAAATTCCATATTAAAATCTGTAGATTACAAAGCTAAACTTCCAATGCTAGGGAGTATAGCTTCCTTGAATGTTTCTGTCGCCTGTGGGGCATTTTTGTATGAGGCGGTGAGACAACGAATCTAA
- a CDS encoding rhomboid family intramembrane serine protease, translating to MKTSSPFVFTSGTIAYPLLFVLLIWIVFWIEVRFGVKFNSYGVRPGEIVGLRGIIFSPFIHSDIKHLFNNTIPIFILSLALFYFYRPISWKVLLIGLLSTGLLTWLIGRPANHIGASGIIYLLAGFLFFKGVFSKHYRLVALSLIVVFIYGGLVWYVTPIDPSISWEGHLSGLLSGFALSLVFRKNIPEPPKYSWQQPDYSEEDDLFMRHFDENGNFIENLPIEEEEDEESQYNYIYKENPEKD from the coding sequence TTGAAAACTTCCTCACCTTTTGTTTTTACGAGCGGGACCATAGCATATCCGCTTTTATTTGTACTTCTCATCTGGATAGTTTTCTGGATAGAAGTTCGGTTTGGAGTTAAATTTAATTCTTATGGTGTTAGACCTGGAGAAATTGTGGGTTTACGCGGAATTATATTTTCACCTTTCATTCATTCAGATATAAAGCACCTTTTTAATAACACCATTCCGATATTTATATTATCTCTGGCACTTTTCTATTTCTACAGGCCTATAAGCTGGAAGGTGCTTCTCATTGGTCTTCTTTCAACCGGGTTGCTTACATGGTTAATTGGTAGGCCTGCAAATCATATTGGCGCCAGTGGGATTATCTATTTACTTGCTGGATTCCTTTTCTTTAAAGGTGTTTTTTCAAAACATTACAGGCTGGTTGCCTTGTCATTGATTGTTGTTTTTATCTATGGCGGATTAGTCTGGTATGTAACACCAATAGATCCATCTATCTCCTGGGAAGGTCATCTGTCAGGTCTTCTAAGTGGATTTGCACTCTCTCTAGTTTTCAGAAAGAATATTCCCGAACCACCGAAATATTCCTGGCAACAGCCCGATTATTCTGAAGAAGATGATCTCTTTATGAGACATTTTGATGAAAACGGAAATTTCATCGAAAATTTACCAATAGAAGAAGAGGAGGATGAAGAGAGTCAATATAATTATATCTATAAAGAAAATCCAGAAAAAGATTAG
- a CDS encoding replication-associated recombination protein A yields the protein MNQPLAERLRPKTLEDYLSQQHLIGKNGALKQQIQQGIIPSMIFWGPPGVGKTTLANIIATESGRPFFTLSAISSGVKDVREVIEKAKKSEGLFTTKSPILFIDEIHRFSKSQQDSLLGAVEKGWVTLIGATTENPSFEVISALLSRCQVYILKPFSKEDLIALLQRAIKEDKSIASKNVKLKETEALLRLSGGDARKLLNIFELLVTSAEKNVEITNDLVLSKVQQNTVLYDKTGEQHYDIISAFIKSIRGSDPNAAVYWLARMIEGGEDVKFIARRLLILASEDIGNANPTALVIANNSFQAVNTIGYPEARIILSQCVTYLATSPKSNAAYKAINEAQSLVKKTGNLSVPLAIRNAPTKLMKDIGYGKDYKYAHNHEGNFVAAEFMPDEVRNTTLYKPGNNQRENAQREFLRKRWQKKYGY from the coding sequence ATGAATCAACCACTGGCCGAAAGACTCCGCCCAAAAACACTCGAAGATTATTTGAGTCAGCAACATCTTATTGGAAAAAATGGTGCTCTTAAACAACAAATTCAGCAGGGAATAATTCCGTCTATGATCTTTTGGGGCCCACCGGGTGTTGGAAAAACTACGCTGGCCAATATCATAGCAACAGAGTCCGGGAGACCATTCTTCACCTTAAGTGCAATTAGCAGTGGCGTAAAAGATGTACGCGAAGTAATTGAAAAAGCTAAAAAGAGTGAAGGTCTGTTTACGACAAAAAGTCCTATTCTATTTATAGATGAAATACACCGTTTTAGCAAATCTCAACAAGATTCTCTTCTAGGAGCTGTTGAAAAAGGATGGGTGACTCTCATAGGTGCGACAACCGAAAATCCGAGTTTTGAAGTGATTTCGGCTTTATTATCCAGATGTCAGGTTTATATTCTAAAGCCATTCTCAAAAGAAGATCTAATTGCGTTACTACAAAGGGCTATTAAAGAGGATAAAAGCATCGCTTCAAAAAATGTAAAGCTGAAAGAAACTGAAGCTTTACTTAGATTAAGTGGCGGAGATGCCAGAAAACTACTTAATATTTTTGAACTTCTGGTAACCTCAGCAGAAAAGAATGTAGAAATCACCAATGATCTGGTGCTATCAAAAGTTCAGCAAAACACGGTATTATATGATAAGACCGGTGAACAACATTATGATATTATTTCTGCCTTTATAAAATCTATCAGGGGAAGTGATCCCAATGCGGCTGTTTACTGGCTCGCCAGAATGATAGAAGGTGGTGAGGATGTAAAGTTTATAGCGCGTAGATTATTGATCCTGGCCAGTGAAGATATTGGAAATGCAAACCCCACTGCCCTGGTAATTGCAAATAATTCTTTTCAAGCTGTAAATACCATTGGTTATCCTGAAGCAAGAATCATTCTTAGCCAGTGTGTTACTTATCTTGCAACTTCTCCTAAAAGTAATGCCGCTTATAAGGCAATTAATGAGGCTCAAAGCCTGGTTAAAAAAACCGGTAACCTCTCTGTGCCATTAGCAATTAGAAATGCTCCTACAAAGCTTATGAAAGATATTGGCTATGGGAAAGACTATAAGTATGCCCATAATCACGAAGGAAATTTTGTGGCAGCAGAATTTATGCCGGATGAAGTTAGAAATACTACTTTATACAAGCCCGGAAATAACCAGCGGGAAAATGCCCAGCGTGAATTTCTAAGAAAAAGATGGCAAAAGAAATATGGGTATTAA
- a CDS encoding DUF5723 family protein, producing MRKIVLILFLLISTFSFGQNRPLLYNVDDLPQSLLQNPGARIDFTRHFGIPFFSQLHLSAGSTGVTAHDIFSDENGNVNERVRNVMNTITAGDYFSINEQMEILSLGWKIGNKGYFSAGIYQELDVFAYFPKDPAVLAFEGNADYINQDFNFSDVSFTGEVLAVYHAGFNYKVDRKLTVGGRLKLYSGIFNAESTGNEGVFRTVQTPNGPNFYRHEVDGLNVIVNTSGYASLKVKDSITVDGAVADLLSRSLLGQNVGVGIDLGFNYRVTDQFSINGSVQDLGLMFHQKDLENSNYFGSFQTNGLEPLFPELDGSESAIPYWDVFEERLDANLRDETTANEYTTWRPLKFNASFEFGTGKSILPCDYLISKRPRFMNLFGMLISGVNRPKGPTYGVTAYWDRKVNDNLRFRLAYAVDEFSLTKLGAMVSSRFKNFNIYLAANDIMGYTNLAKANSASLQLGLQFIFKDL from the coding sequence ATGCGGAAGATTGTCCTAATCTTATTCCTTTTAATTTCAACATTTAGTTTTGGTCAAAATAGGCCATTGCTATACAATGTTGATGATTTACCGCAGTCTCTACTACAAAACCCCGGAGCTAGAATAGATTTTACCAGGCATTTTGGAATCCCATTTTTTTCACAGCTTCATTTATCTGCTGGCTCCACGGGAGTTACAGCACATGATATATTTTCTGATGAAAATGGGAATGTGAATGAAAGAGTCCGGAATGTGATGAATACTATCACGGCGGGGGATTACTTTTCTATTAATGAGCAAATGGAGATCCTGTCTTTAGGCTGGAAGATAGGAAATAAAGGCTATTTTTCCGCAGGTATTTATCAGGAGCTTGATGTTTTTGCTTATTTCCCAAAGGATCCTGCAGTTCTCGCTTTTGAAGGGAATGCAGACTATATAAACCAGGATTTTAATTTTTCAGATGTTAGTTTTACCGGGGAGGTACTAGCCGTATATCATGCCGGTTTCAATTATAAAGTAGACAGAAAATTGACGGTTGGTGGAAGATTGAAATTGTATTCAGGAATATTCAACGCTGAGAGCACCGGCAATGAAGGTGTATTTAGAACCGTACAAACACCAAACGGCCCTAATTTTTATCGGCATGAAGTAGACGGGTTAAATGTTATTGTAAATACTTCAGGATATGCGTCTTTGAAAGTAAAAGATAGTATTACCGTCGATGGCGCAGTGGCAGATCTTTTGAGCAGGTCACTCTTAGGTCAGAATGTAGGAGTTGGGATAGATCTTGGATTCAATTATAGAGTAACGGATCAGTTTTCTATAAATGGATCTGTTCAGGATCTTGGTTTGATGTTCCATCAGAAAGATCTTGAAAACAGCAATTATTTTGGTTCATTCCAAACCAATGGATTGGAGCCTTTATTTCCTGAGCTCGATGGAAGCGAAAGTGCCATTCCATATTGGGATGTTTTTGAAGAGAGGCTAGATGCAAATCTCAGGGATGAGACTACAGCCAATGAATATACTACCTGGCGTCCTTTAAAATTTAACGCTTCTTTTGAATTTGGAACAGGAAAGTCTATTCTGCCCTGTGATTATCTTATAAGTAAGCGACCCAGATTTATGAATCTGTTTGGCATGCTTATTTCAGGAGTTAATAGACCTAAAGGCCCTACTTATGGAGTTACTGCATATTGGGATAGAAAGGTAAACGATAATTTAAGATTTCGTCTCGCTTATGCAGTAGATGAATTTTCATTAACAAAACTTGGAGCGATGGTTTCTTCTCGTTTTAAGAATTTTAATATCTATCTTGCAGCGAATGATATAATGGGTTATACTAATTTGGCAAAAGCGAATAGTGCTTCACTACAGTTGGGGCTACAATTTATATTTAAAGATTTATGA
- a CDS encoding YjjG family noncanonical pyrimidine nucleotidase — protein sequence MKLTNIKHVFFDLDHTLWDFDRNSALAFKEVFEKQKIELNVDDFLQVYMPINFKYWERYRNNSVTKEVLRYGRLKDSFDSLKFDAQDTTINIIADNYIEYLPNNNHLLEGSLEILDHLSRNYKLHIITNGFEEVQHKKMRNSAILDYFETITTSEDAGVKKPHPLIFEKALKKSGAQASNSVMIGDNLEADIIGAHEFGMHVIHLSPKTQSIYNQYPKIQKLKELLNYL from the coding sequence ATGAAATTGACTAATATAAAACACGTTTTTTTTGATCTTGATCATACTTTATGGGACTTTGACCGTAATTCAGCATTAGCATTTAAGGAAGTGTTTGAAAAGCAAAAAATCGAATTGAATGTAGATGATTTTCTTCAGGTCTATATGCCGATAAACTTCAAATACTGGGAGCGTTACAGAAACAATTCAGTTACAAAGGAAGTATTGAGGTATGGAAGACTTAAAGATAGTTTTGATAGTTTAAAATTTGATGCCCAGGATACAACTATCAATATAATCGCTGATAACTATATTGAATATCTTCCTAATAATAATCATTTACTGGAGGGGAGTCTTGAAATACTGGATCATTTGAGTCGGAATTATAAGTTACATATTATAACCAATGGCTTTGAGGAGGTTCAGCATAAGAAAATGCGGAATTCCGCTATTTTAGATTATTTTGAAACTATAACCACTTCAGAAGATGCCGGTGTAAAAAAACCACATCCACTTATTTTTGAAAAGGCACTGAAAAAGAGTGGGGCTCAGGCATCAAATTCGGTAATGATTGGTGATAATCTTGAAGCTGATATAATTGGTGCTCATGAATTTGGTATGCACGTAATTCATCTCAGCCCGAAGACGCAATCAATTTATAATCAGTATCCTAAAATTCAAAAGTTAAAAGAACTTCTAAATTATTTATAA